TCACCTACTGAAATTTCTTTTTTGCCAGCATACTTTGCTTCTATGATTTGTGTACAAAAGTTTGGGATGACAAATTCTTTTCTCTGTCCAATCCCAATATGATTGAAGGGGCGAGCAATGACCACCGATACATATTGACTATATTCGGCATATTGCCTACAAAATGATTCTGCTGCTAACTTACTTCCTGCATACGGATTTACAGGTTTTGGCAATAGAGATTCTGACAAAGGGAGCACATCCATCTTTTGTTTCCCGTAAACGTCAGCAGAGGAAACATACAACATCTTACAGGGTTTTTGTAATCGATGTAACATTTCCAATAGATTTAATGTTCCACCCACATTGATTTCCTCGGTCTCCCACGGATTGGCAATGGCATTGGGAACAAAGGCCTGGGCAGCCAAATGGATCAAAATATCAGGTTGGACTTTTTTTAATTGCTCAGAAACAGTTTCTCGGTTGCGAATATCACCCTGAAAACAATGAATTTCATAACTACCATGGGATTTGAGTGCTGGGATGAGATAACTCCCGACAAATCCACTGGCTCCGGTGACTAAAGTTTGTTTTTTTTTCATAGAAAAGGGAAATTTCTGATCTGACCCTAAGATTTAGTTGCCATTCTTCCAATTTTTCAAATCCTCTCAACAAAAGAAAGAAAACTGTGGAAGACAAAAAGAAATTCAATCCATCCCCCTTTGTCGAAATCCGTGACCCACAGCTCAATGTACAAGAAATTGTTGAATCTCTAGAATCCAAAATTCCTTTGGACCCAAACGAACAATCCCATTGGACTGAACTGACCAAAATCAGTTACAAACCAGAATCACCTTTAGGTTTTCGAAAATTTGACCCAGCGGGCACGGCACATTTATTTGAAAAAGGAATTTCGAGTCCAAAATTTTCGAATCCAAAATTTTGGTTCATTCGAGGACCCATAAAATTCATCATCCACCGACTCATTTCTTTATACAGCCAAATTGACAAAAAACTTTCTGAAAATAGGATCCGCGCTTTTTTTTCTGTCTTACACGAACTGGTGCGACTAGGCAAACGATTAGAACAAATTGAAAGACGTTTTGATGGATTTTATCGAGACCACTTACTCAATTCAAACCAAAATAATTCGCCTAACTTTAGTTGGGCTACAAATTCCTATTTTATTGATTCTGGTATCAACAATAATTGGAATTTAACAATTAATGATTTAAAGGAATCCAAACAAGTATTGGTTTTGTTTCCTGAATGGGGCGAAATTTTAAAACAATTATCCATTTCTAAAATCCCATTCCAATCTTTAACAACCGATCAAAATGAGTTTCAATTCATTAAAAGCAAAATTTCGCATAACATCCATTACTTAGAAAATTTATTTCCTTTATCTCAATTCAAAATTCAAAATTTTGATTTAGTAATTTATTTACCATTGAATCGTTTTCCAAGCCATATTCTTGAGAGAATTTTTGCAGAAATTTCCTTCTTACAAAACAAAGGAAACCATTTATACTTTTCTGTAACCATCCAACCTGAATACAATAATCGCCCATTCCGAGACATTCAAGTATCCGAAATTAACTTAGAACAACTTCCTAATTATTTAAATTCATTGGGCTTTGGTTCCTCTAGAGATCTTTCAGTTTCGGACGATACCAAAGTATATAGATATACCAAATTCTAAAATGAATGTTTTCCAACATTTAGATGAACTAAAAGATTCTGACGGTGTTGGAAATGATGCTATTGGTTTGGCTGAAGTATTTCAAAACTTAGGTTACAATTCCCACTTCATCACAAGGTTACCGAGGAAAGGTAAACCATTGAATAGCAAATTTCATTTTGTCGATACGTTTGAATTTCCAAGTAATGCGAAAGACATTCACATTTTGCATTATGGAGGTGCTGGATATCCGTACACATTATTTCAAAATCTTCCAGGCACTAAAATATTACGTTTCCACAATGTAACTCCAGCCAAATTTTATGAACATACCACTACCGAAGATATATATAATGCAATGGAGAAATTTGAGTCGTTGTCATATTTGGAATTGGCAAGTTTATCGATTTTTTGTGATTCAGTTTGGTGTGATTCCCAATTTAATTTTGAAACATTAAGTGGTTTTCATTTTAAGAATCCATATATCATTCCCATTTGTAAACAATACCAAGTTGTTCCAAAAACAAACAAAATAAAAGATCAAAAATATTCCATGGCTTTCATTGGAAGATTCTCACCACAAAAAAAATGGGAAGATCTAATTACATTTTTTTCCGAATGGAATAAGGAATTTGCAGAGTCACAATGTTATTGTATAGGATCTATCATCGGAGCGTTCGATGGTTACTTTGAAAAATTAACGGATATTGTAAAAAAATACCAACTGGAAGATAAGATTCATTTTATGATGGGTAAATCTGATATAGAGGTACTTTCCATTTTAAGCCAATCCAGTATTTTTGTTTCGATGAGCGAACATGAAGGATTTTGTTTACCGATTTTAGAAGCATTCGGGTCAGGAATACCTGTTTTTGCTTATGCAGCTGCTGCAATTCCAGGAACAATGCAGTCTGGTGGTAAACTATTTGCTGAAAAAAATTTTCCATCTTTAGTTCAATTGATAAAAGAAACTCTGCAAAATCAAAAAAGTCTAGAAGACATGCTGCAAAACCAATTCAAAGTTTTAAATAATTATAATTTGTTCCCTTACGCAAAAGTGATTTCTGGAATTTTAGAAAGTGGTATCAAATGAATATACACCAATTTTCTGCAGGATTCCAACTTGGTGATGCCATCTCCCAAGAGATGTTAGAAATCAAAAGATTATTAAACAAAGAAGGATTTACTGGGAAAATATTCGCTGAAAATGTTTTATCAAGCGATAGAAAATATGCTGAAAAAATTTCCAAAGTGCGAATCAAAGAAAATGATGTTATTGTTTACCATCATTCCATTCATTCGAAAGTGTTGGATTTTTTACTTCAATTTCCTAATAAAAAAATACTTATCTATCACAACGTAACTCCCGAAAACTTTTTCGAACCTTATGATTTACGTTTTAGTTATCTATTACGAAAAGGAAGAGAAGATTTAGAAATCATTCGAGAAAATTTCCAAAATTCTTTTGCTGTTTCCAATTTTAATTTAAATGAATTGAAACACCTTGGGTTCCATCATCCAAAACTGTTTCCATTACATTTAAATTTTAATAAGTGGGATCACAATCATATTGAATCAAAATTCAAAACCTTTCAATTTCCTTCATTTTTATTTGTTGGTAGAATTGCGCCAAACAAATGCCAAGACGACTTAATTCGTTTTGCAAGAACATGGAAATCTAAGTATGGTAATCAGTTTTCTTTACGTATGTTAGGTTTTTGTAATCCAGACCAACAATCATATTTGGATGAACTCAACTTTATGATTTCGCAACTAGATTTACAAAATGAAGTAAAAATCATATCATACGTTGATGAAACCATGGTGAAAAAAATCTATTTAGAGAGTAACTTGTTTTTATCAATGAGTGAACATGAAGGTTTTTGTGTTCCATTAATGGAAGCAATTCATTTCCAGCTACCTGTAGTTGCGTATGCAGCTGGAGCAGTTCCAGAAACTTTAGAAAATTCAGGCTTACTTTTTTTAACTAAAGATTTTGATCAATTGTCAATTGATGTATTTAATATCTTCAAAGATTCGGATTACCGAAATTCAATGATCCACCAACAAAATTTACGATTGGATTCCTATTTAAAATCAACAAGTATCTTACCATTATTAGAAGTGATTAAAAGTTAAATTGTATGTCTAAAATATTATTCATCACACCAAGATTTTTGCAAAACGCGTCCGGTGGTGCAGAAAAGTTGGCTGTGGACTATGTAAATATTTTATCCGAATCACATGATGTAACTATATGTACTTCAACAGCAAAAAACTACGTTACTTGGAAAAACGAATTTAAACCTGGATACTACACAGAAAATTCTTATACAATCATACGATTTCCTGTGAAAAAACAGCGTAACATTGAATATATGAATCAAATATTGAATCAATGTTTGGCAGAGGGTGATAAAGTTTCAACGAAAGACCAGCTGGATTTTTTGACAGAACAAGGACCCTTTTGTCCAGAATTGATAGATTATGTGAGTCAAAACCAATCACAGTTTGATTTAATCATTTTGATTGGATATTTATATTATCCAGTAGTGATGAGTATCCCACTACTCAAAAAACCTTTTGTCATTGTTCCCACTTTCCATGATGAACCACCCTTTCGATTGCCTATTTATAGACAAACATACTTAAATCATTATAATTATAGTTTTAATGCACCTGAAGAACTTCAAGTTTATGAATCTTATACCAAAAATAAAGCAAAACGATATTTTTTAATTGGAACTTTCGTTGAAGACACATTTCAAACAGAATCAACATTTCAAAAATTTGATTCAAAACAATTATTAACAATAGGACGAATTGAACCAGCAAAAGGATACCCAGAACTTTTCCATAATTTTACTGATTGGAAAAAAATCAGGAACCGTACCGATGTTATGCTAAAATGTTTGGGTTCAGTGTTTTCGATGGACGTATCAAAAATAAAAGATATTTCATTTTCTGGATTTGTGTCAGAAGAAGAAAAAATTTCCGAAATTCAAAAATCTTATCTATTATTAAATCCTTCTGCTTATGAAAGTTTTTCAATTTCCATCATGGAATCTTGGCTCCAAAAAAAACCTGTTTTAGTAAATGGTAAATCTACAGTAATGAAAGGTCATTGTATAAGAAGCCAAGGTGGTTTGTATTATTCTGATAGAGTTTCTTTCCAACGTATGTTGGACTACTTATTAGAAAACGAAGGCATAACAAAACAAATGGGTGAAAATGGAAGAAAGTACGTGATCGCCAATTTCTCAAAAGAAGTAATTAAAATAAAACTCAATCAAATGATCAGTAAACTACTCGATTGATTTGTCCTTCAAATTCCCCAAGTAAATATTCATGTACATGTCCATTACTAGCAAGTAAACTTGGAATCATAATCGAAAAATCGTTTCCATCCATCGATGTTAACTTTCCTTTCGCTTCCATTACAATAAGTCCAGCAGCAGCCATATCCCAAGGTTTTAAACCCAATTCGTAATAACCTTCAAATTTTCCTTCCGCTAACCAACATAAGTCTAAAGTAGCTGCACCTGTCCTACGGATTCCTCGTGATTTTTGTAAAATAGATTTATAATATTGCATAAGGGTATCCAAAGATAAATTTCTATCGTATGGGAAACCAGTGACAAATAAAGAATCTTTCATTGATTTAGTTTGAGAAACTTGGATTTGTTTTTTTTCTCGGAATGCTCCCTGTCCTTTGATTGCATGATAATAGGTATTGAGTTCAGGAAAAAAAACCATACCGATCACGGGGGCCATAGTTTCTGTTTCCACAACTCCAACCGAAACACCATACAACGGTAACCCATGTGTATAATTTGTGGTCCCATCTAGTGGATCAATCACCCAAGTAAATCCGGAATTTCCTTCAATCGCTTCACGTTCTTCTGATAAAATTCCATCCGAAGGGAAATTTTTCTGGATTTCCTCTATGATCATCGTCTCAGCTTTTAAATCTGCTTCCGTGACTAAGTTGTATAAACTTTTTTCATCTACTTTTAAATTAGACTCCTTGTGTTTTTGCACAAGGAAGTCGGCAACATTAGGTAAAAAATTTAAAAAATGATAAGACCGATCATGTAATTCAGATAACATCAATAACCACCAAATTCGATGTTTTTTTTCATCGCGGTGATCTCAACATCTAAATTTAGGGTTTCATCAGCTTTTAATTTGTTTCGAACTTGTTCTGTGGTTTTGATGACTTCACTTAACAAAGAATTGAGTTCTGATTTTCTTTTTTCGGCTTCAGGTGTATTCGCATTTTGATTCACCCGGATGTATTGGCTTAGAATTTTTGATACAGTCTCTGGGAAATAATTTAGGAATTGTTTTGCTTTTCTGTAAGATAGAGGATCTTCTGCTAGTTTCACTCTTAGATCGGAAAGGGAATGTAAATATTCATTACATAGACCTTGTATATTTGTATCTGTTAGTGATTTTGCATCTTTTTCAGTGGATAATCGAAATGAATCTAATTTTTCCATCTGAGTTTTATAATCCGAAAATTCTACTTTATCTTCAAATTTTTTCTTCAATTCATTCCAATTTTCTTTTGTTTGGTGGGAAGAAAATAGTAACGGAAAAAAACTAAAAGGATAATGGTGCGGTTTTCCAATTGTTGTTCTATAAATTGCAATTCCAAGAAAAACTACGTGTAAAAAAGCCATAAAAACGTAGGAAAATACAAGTAAAACTCGATCTTCACCAAATTTTGTACCAAATCCAAAGTATCCAAGAGACAAAAGAGCCTGTAGATACATTGCCTCTAATGATTGTTTGGCGGAATAGGATGATTTACTTCGAGATAACCACATCACGAATGGATATACCATCGCACCTAAAGACGAAAAATAAAATGGGAATGGCAATAATGCCATCGGATATGTCAGTAAAGTAGAAATATGGGCACGCCTAGCCCATTTTTTTTCTTCTTGGTTCTGTTCCAATTGTACATCAGTCATTTATTTTGATTCCAAAAGTTTTTGTTTGATATCAGATTCGATTTTAATCATTTCTTGTTCTGCCAGTTTACGTTTTTGACGACCGTCTTCCTGGATTTTTAAGGTTTCGGTAATCGTTTCGATCAATTGTTGGTTCACATTTTTGAGTGTTTCAATTTCAATGATTCCTTTTTCCGATTCTTTTGCAATCTCAACTGTCCCTGACTTTAACATCTCAGCATTTTTTTGAATTAAATCATTTGTGGTTTTTGAAACTTGTTTTTGTGCTTCCAATGCTTTTCGTTGGCGCATCAATCCAAGAGCGATGACAATTTGATTTTTCCAAAGAGGGATTGTGTTTAATATCGAACTTTGGATTTTTTCAACTAACACTTGGTTTCCACTTTGGATCAAACGAATCTGGGGTCCTGTTTGTAGAGAGAGGATTCGCGTGAGTTTTAGATCATGAATCTTCTTTTCAAAACGATCCACCATTTGTACCATATCTTGGTATTGTTGTGATGCTAATGTATCACCTTGGGCTTTTGCCTTTTCTAACATTTCAGGAAGGATTTTATCACGTAGGTCTTGGATCTTTTTGTCTCCAGCCGCGATATAAATTTGAATTTCCTTGAAATATTCTAAATTTTTCTCGTATAACGCCTGCAATAGAGTTATGTCTTTTGTCAGATTCGTCCTTGCTGAATGCAGTTCATCAACGATCTTTCCAATCTGCGATTCTAAATCCTCAAACTTTGCTAAAAATTTTCTAGAGGCATCAAATAATCCTCCAATCAAAGGAATCTTTGACAGTGTGCTACCTTCTCCAGCAAAACTATCCATATCCAAATCTTTGATTTTGAATAATAATTGGTTTAAAAGTTCTCCCGCATAACCAGAATCCTTTGTTTTAATTTCAGATAAAACTTTATCTGCAAAATCGGATACTTTCGATTGGGCAGCTGATCCATAAGAAACTATGTCATTTGGATTATTGAGTTTGATCTGTCCGGTGAGTTCTTCAACTTTTTGAATGTCTTCTTTGGTCAGTTGTAGTTCCGGGTCATTTGTTTTGAGTTCCAGCGAGTCCATACGTTTTGATCCTTTGTCGTTTCTCCCAAAGATAGAATCGTTTTTTCCATTGGAATCAAGCAGAAAAATACTTCGTGCAAAAACATGAACTAGGAAATTTATTTCTCCAATTTTGTGATCCAAAACTACAGTTTGGTGACAATTTAATTGCGTAGATTGTTAAACTCTGATACATTCCCTGAGAAAAATATGCTAAATACTAATTTGAATTTACCAAACTTCCTCCCACACATTCTGACTGTTGATGTTTGCACTTTAGGAAACTGCCTATTAAACCAAACAGAAGTCCGAAACTTACTGAATCAAATCAGATGCCGAAACCATCTGCATTATTTGATCATCAAATTCTTGGTGTGTACTGGTTTGTCCTTACCTGAAATCATCCATTTAAAAATTGCCGATTTTAATTCCGAAATGAATCGATTTCATTTAAAGAACGGTGGTCGTCTCAGAAGGCGAAACATTTTCCTAGAACCTAACTTTGCCATCGAACTGTATCGTTATTCCTGCGAGTTTGCACCCAGTGATTATTTATTCCCGGGTAGAGATGGAGTCTTACGAACTCGAACCATACAAAAAATTCTTAAAAATGCAGGCCGACTCATTGCAAAAGAAATCCATATTCCATTTTTAAGGGATGTCATTGCCCTCGATTTGTACCAAAGAGGATTCCCTGTTTGGGAAATCCAAGAATTTTTGGGTCATAGCACGCCTAGATCGACACGGCAGCGGATTATGTTGCATATTCCGGAGGCAGAACATAAAGACCCTCGACTTTTTACGAGAAACAGAAACCAAGCAGCGTAAAAATTTCTTGAACCTTTGGTGTTTTCAAAGATTCTAGTCACCAAGTAGGCGCGCTTTGGAAATAAAAACCAAAAAAATCGGAAAGCACACACTCGTTCACCTCAATGGTCGTTTAGACATCACTCATTCAGATGAGGTTGAGGCAAAATTAGCCGATGACGTGCAAAACGGAGATGGTGACATCATCATCAACCTTGAGCTTATATCGTATATCTCCTCTTCTGGGATCCGTATCTTTGTTGGTATGGTACGAGAACTCGACAAACAAGGAAGAAAACTCAAACTCTGTTGCATCACACCACCTGTAAAAAAGGTTTTTGATGTTGTAGAACTTTTGGATTTGTTTGAAGTTTTCGAAACGGAACAAGAAGCCGTTAACTCTCTCTCAAAGTAGAACGAACGTGGCTTATGCCTCGTTTTTTTTCATCTCACTTCTCTACACCTTCCAAGTTGCGGTCAACTTAGGAGTATTTCCTGTTGTTTGGCCAGATGAAGTGTTGTTCTATTCACCAGCCATCTCATTTGCAAACACAGGACATTTAAAAACAGATGTCCTAAGTGGCCTAATACCAGGAATGGAATCCAAAACCTTATGGATGCCACCTGTTTATTTAATGTTTTCAGGATTCACTTTAAGTATTTTTCCTGATTCACTCATAACACTTCGCATAGCTAATGTTTGTATCGTTTATATAACTGCTTATGTTTTTTATCGCTTACTCAAAAGATTTTCAATATCAGAAGTAGCGGCGCAAATGGCATTTGCTTGCGTACTATGGGAACCACTTGCATTTCGATTCGGCACAGTAGCAAGGATGGAAGCTCTCACAGCTTTTTTATTTATTCTAAGTTTACTATTCGCAACAAACAAAAAGGATGCGTATTGGAATCCGTTATTCGCCGGAATTTTCTTATCCTTGTCTGCATTATCACATCCAATTGGTGCTTCTTTTGGACTCATTACTCTATACCTCGTATACTCGAACTTTGGAACTAAAAAAATCATCTGGTTTTTGTTAGGAGGTATAATTCCAATTTTAGTTTGGGTTGTTTACATTCATCCCAACTGGGACTGGTTCCAAATCCAATTTGGTGCACAACTTACAAGAAAACAAAATCTTCTCAAAACGTTTACAATTATCGATAAGGTCAGAATTTTTACATTTGGATTTGGATTTCCAAAAATTCGTTTGGTTATAATATCTCTTCAGTTGATTGTGTTATCTTTTTTGACTTATAAACAATTTCAAAATAATGGTAAGATCCAAAAAACCTGGTTATTATTTTGGGTTTGGATATTGTCTGTATTTGCTGCATTATACACTTCTTCCGAAGGTTGGTATGTTTATCATAGTTTGTTCCCATTATCATTTGGTATGGCATTATTATTCCAAGAAAAAACCATTGCCAACAAACTACCGTATGTCGGTATAATTGTCTCAATCTTTGCTATGATATCGATGTCAAATATTCATTGGTATAAAACAAATTCTAGTGAAGTCCAAATTTCTCATTTCCAACATTTAGAAAGAAGTTTGAGCAAATCAAAAGCTGTTTACCTTCAAAGTTTACCTGACCCATATTTTTACCTCAAAACCAATCGTCCTGATTTAGATATTTTAGAATTTATTCCAGGTGAATTAGAACTTCCTTCGGCTACCTACCTGAAAACAATTCATTCAAGAGATAGTTTTGTTTTTTATGATGAGACATTGATCAATGATACAATAAAAGAGTATCTTAAAAGTGGGAAATGGATCAGAGAAGAATGGGAAATTCCCGTTCCTCCGAATCATTGGTTACATTACAAAACAATTGTTTATACAAAAAAATGAAAGTTTCCAAATTATCCAAATATTTGTTTTATTTTGGGTTTTTATTTTGTTTTCAGTGTTATCATTCAAACAAACCGTCAGAAGAATTTTTAACAATATTAGGAGCCAACGTCTTGAATCGTAAAATCACCATTGTTGGAGATTCACTGGCACAATGGTCAGATGGGTTTGGATTAAGGCAAAAATTACCGAGTGAATTTTCTGTCACAGATTTATCCGTTGCAGGATACTCAACAGAAGATTGGTTACAAAACAAAAATCGATTGAATGAAATTCCAACACAAATTTGGATCTTAGAATTAGGAACCAATGATGCAATGGTTTATGGAACGAATGGTTTTGAATCACGCACCCTTACATTAATTGATTTTTTACAAAACTCGCAAAATTCATTCGTTTATCTTACGTTAATTCCACGAACCAATATGAACTCGATTCGGGAAACAATTCGATTGAACAACCTAACATTGCAACAAATCAAATCACTTAGAAAGAATGTAGATACCGTTGATGTGGAATCGATCTTCGAAACTTACCAAGGGGAAATCCCCCTATATCCAATCGCAGATCCAATCCACCCAAATCAAATTGGTTATGAAATTATGGGTGAACTGTATCGAAAAAAAATTCTAGGAATTTAAATCGGCTAAAATTTTTAATCCTTTCAGAGTCATCATTGGATCAATTTCATCAAACACCTGGTTATGCGAAGCATGAATGGTTGTCACAAGACCTCCTGTTCCCACGACTACATAATCACCAGGATGTTCTTCTTTAATCGCTCTTACGATTTCCTTAAGTAAGCCAATCCAACCAAAGAAAAAACCAGCCTGAATCGATTCTACAGTTGATTCACCTAATACCCGAGATGGAGATCCAAATACGATGGGAGGAAGTTGGGCTGTGTTTCTTGTTAATGCATCCATCGAAATTTTTAATCCAGGAGCAATCACACCACCAATGTATTCTGGTTTTTCGCTGATCACACAAAATGTTGTAGCAGTACCCAAATCGACTAAAATCGCTTTTTTTCCAGGATAGGTTTTTGCACAATACGCGGCATTTACAAGTCGGTCTGCACCAATTTCAAATGGTCGTGGGTAACTGATCCCAAAATTTAAATTCATTTGGTAATGGACTCGGAGTGGATTTACATCAAACCAATCCTCTAACATCCTTTCTACGATTGGATTGAGTGATGGTACAACACTTGAGTAAATTGCTTTTTTGACTCGGTCTGCTTTTACATTTTCTTGAGTTAAGAAACCTTTTAAAAACAATCCAAGTTCATCCGAAGTTCGATCACGTCGGGTAACAGTTCTTTTGTGGAAGTCGGGAGTGTCTTCACCTTCACGAAAAACTCCAAATACTGTATTTGTATTCCCAACATCGATAACTAGTAATAGTGGTGATTCTGACATTTAAATTATCCGAAATTTTGGTGAAGTGTCCATAAGTTCTATCTTTTGGCCATTTTCAGTCATAATGAGAAGGAATCCTAATTCATCAATTCCCAAAACTCTTCCTCTTACGATTCTTTCATCCCATTCGGTCTCGATGACTTTGTTCGTTAATAAGGAGTGTGCTTCAATCCAAACTAAATCTTTTAAAACTTGGCTGGGATCAAGTAAGGTGATAATGGCTTGATTGATTTCAAGTACCAATTGGTTTACAAATCTTTCTAATTCTCCTTCTCCCAACGAAGTCTCACATAAAAAAGTTGCTTTATCTTTCAAATTATCTGGAACAATTTGTCCAAAAAAATTGAGACCAATTCCAATCACAACATCATACACCCCGTTGATGAATTCTGATTGTACTAAAACTCCTGCAATTTTTTTATCATTTTTATAAATATCATTTGGCCATTTGATCGTAGTGTCCGCCTCCCGTTCAGGGAAAAAAAGGAAAATTGTTTTTAGTAATGCAGACGAAATAAAAATTGAAAGTAATGGTAATGATATTTCAGCAGCTGAAATTCTGATTTTTGACGAAAAAATCAATGGATCTTCGCCTAACGATTGCCATGCATTTAGTCCACGGCCTTTCCCTTGAGTTTGTTCTTCTGCGATCACCCAAGATCCAAATGGCAGCTCTGGGTTACGAATCCAATCGTTCGTGGAGTTAACAGAAGGTATTCTATGCCCGAGTTCAAGTTTTAATAAATGGAATTGCATTTGAGTCTATTTCCTATATGATTCGGATTGACGAAACCAAAAAATAGAATAGGTTGTTGGTATGAAATTATCGGGAAATACAATTTTGATCACTGGTTGTGGTATGGGCATTGGCGCTCTCACTGCTGAACAATTGGCCAAAGAAGGGAATGATATCATTGGTGTTGATATCAATGCAAATCTATTAAAAGAAATCCAAATGAAGGTGGAGTCACTTGGAAGAAAATTTTACGGTTATGTTTGTGACCTCTCCAATGAAGAACAAATTCAGAATCTTATCAAAAAAATTAGAAAAAATAAACTAAGTTTTCA
The sequence above is a segment of the Leptospira sp. WS39.C2 genome. Coding sequences within it:
- a CDS encoding ArnT family glycosyltransferase, with protein sequence MAYASFFFISLLYTFQVAVNLGVFPVVWPDEVLFYSPAISFANTGHLKTDVLSGLIPGMESKTLWMPPVYLMFSGFTLSIFPDSLITLRIANVCIVYITAYVFYRLLKRFSISEVAAQMAFACVLWEPLAFRFGTVARMEALTAFLFILSLLFATNKKDAYWNPLFAGIFLSLSALSHPIGASFGLITLYLVYSNFGTKKIIWFLLGGIIPILVWVVYIHPNWDWFQIQFGAQLTRKQNLLKTFTIIDKVRIFTFGFGFPKIRLVIISLQLIVLSFLTYKQFQNNGKIQKTWLLFWVWILSVFAALYTSSEGWYVYHSLFPLSFGMALLFQEKTIANKLPYVGIIVSIFAMISMSNIHWYKTNSSEVQISHFQHLERSLSKSKAVYLQSLPDPYFYLKTNRPDLDILEFIPGELELPSATYLKTIHSRDSFVFYDETLINDTIKEYLKSGKWIREEWEIPVPPNHWLHYKTIVYTKK
- a CDS encoding SGNH/GDSL hydrolase family protein; translated protein: MNRKITIVGDSLAQWSDGFGLRQKLPSEFSVTDLSVAGYSTEDWLQNKNRLNEIPTQIWILELGTNDAMVYGTNGFESRTLTLIDFLQNSQNSFVYLTLIPRTNMNSIRETIRLNNLTLQQIKSLRKNVDTVDVESIFETYQGEIPLYPIADPIHPNQIGYEIMGELYRKKILGI
- a CDS encoding type III pantothenate kinase, with translation MSESPLLLVIDVGNTNTVFGVFREGEDTPDFHKRTVTRRDRTSDELGLFLKGFLTQENVKADRVKKAIYSSVVPSLNPIVERMLEDWFDVNPLRVHYQMNLNFGISYPRPFEIGADRLVNAAYCAKTYPGKKAILVDLGTATTFCVISEKPEYIGGVIAPGLKISMDALTRNTAQLPPIVFGSPSRVLGESTVESIQAGFFFGWIGLLKEIVRAIKEEHPGDYVVVGTGGLVTTIHASHNQVFDEIDPMMTLKGLKILADLNS
- a CDS encoding biotin--[acetyl-CoA-carboxylase] ligase produces the protein MQFHLLKLELGHRIPSVNSTNDWIRNPELPFGSWVIAEEQTQGKGRGLNAWQSLGEDPLIFSSKIRISAAEISLPLLSIFISSALLKTIFLFFPEREADTTIKWPNDIYKNDKKIAGVLVQSEFINGVYDVVIGIGLNFFGQIVPDNLKDKATFLCETSLGEGELERFVNQLVLEINQAIITLLDPSQVLKDLVWIEAHSLLTNKVIETEWDERIVRGRVLGIDELGFLLIMTENGQKIELMDTSPKFRII